The following are encoded in a window of Schistocerca nitens isolate TAMUIC-IGC-003100 chromosome 9, iqSchNite1.1, whole genome shotgun sequence genomic DNA:
- the LOC126203278 gene encoding trypsin beta-like, which produces MEVWAVTAAATTMQRLALFLVCLLGSALALPSPAMRGTKASGRIIGGTNADIADYPWQVSFQKLGSHNCGGSIISSSWVLSAAHCVDGVALSWMSFRVGSSVRESGGSVLQASSGYMHAKYDSETIDYDISVIQVSGSLLGSNAQVVSLPSDGYDPAAGLAVTVTGWGRTKTGGPVASTLQKVDISISDRSYCESFFSSEVTDRMVCAGQAGKSVCNGDSGGPLVSGNMQVGIVSWGAKTCESAPAVYASVGNLRSWIRSAAGV; this is translated from the exons ATGGAGGTGTGGGCAGTCACCGCCGCCGCTACCACGATGCAGCGCCTCGCCCTCTTCTTGGTGTGCCTGCTGGGCTCTGCCCTGGCCCTGCCTTCCCCAGCTATGCGGGGAACAAAGGCGTCAGGCCGCATCATTGGGGGGACCAACGCGGACATCGCCGACTACCCGTGGCAGGTGTCCTTCCAGAAGTTGGGCTCGCACAACTGCGGAGGGTCCATCATCAGCTCCAGCTGGGTGCTGTCGGCGGCTCACTGTGTGGACGGCGTCGCTCTGTCCTGGATGAGTTTCCGTGTCGGCAGCTCAGTCCGCGAGAGCGGAGGCTCCGTCCTGCAGGCGTCTTCTGGCTACATGCACGCAAAGTACGACAGCGAGACAATAGACTACGACATTTCCGTTATACAG GTGTCCGGCTCGCTGCTCGGCAGCAACGCGCAGGTGGTGAGCCTGCCATCTGACGGCTACGATCCGGCGGCTGGCCTGGCGGTGACGGTGACCGGCTGGGGGAGGACGAAGACCGGTGGGCCTGTAGCCTCCACCCTGCAGAAGGTCGACATCAGCATCTCGGACCGCTCCTACTGCGAGAGCTTTTTCTCTTCCGAGGTGACCGACCGCATGGTGTGCGCTGGTCAGGCCGGTAAGAGCGTCTGCAACGGAGACTCTGGCGGCCCCCTGGTCAGCGGCAACATGCAAGTGGGCATCGTCTCCTGGGGGGCGAAGACCTGTGAGTCTGCGCCGGCCGTGTACGCCAGCGTCGGCAACCTGCGCTCCTGGATCCGCTCTGCAGCCGGTGTGTGA